The Montipora capricornis isolate CH-2021 chromosome 6, ASM3666992v2, whole genome shotgun sequence genome has a window encoding:
- the LOC138052116 gene encoding uncharacterized protein, with amino-acid sequence MKTNPLAFGILIAFISFSTNVSSQQRRCLGVHNDCAGQFGDMQAICENGYCYCTGQDYDYNTCLPDAYGCRIEVNSNKSLAKPQYNQQPQTIYSCTPASSSAQYEVHVLAVNEVINRRPPTAGDATVNIVSRGKSNRSIILVLVSYEPVHWILNLPANTAISKVILVAYYIDQSSVGGDVNQVQVVERKGYSQWRMGFGSDSGGGDTVGLLKQVHNTFGVVTSFTGTYRADKWTLMLSSSHGLGNTNAVDTTAITFPSPAIPTATATPSVDRQRCLFLKYCSGTFKMHAACLNGYCVCTGQNYDYNTCLPDAYGCRIEVNSNKSLAKPQYNQQPQTIYSCTPGSSSPQYEVHVLAVYEVINRRPPTAGDATVNIVSRGKSNRSIILVLVSYEPVHWILNLPANTAISKVILVAYYIDQSSVGGDVNQVQVVERKGYSQWRVGFGSDSGGGDTVGLLKQVHNTFGVVTSFTGTYRADKWTLMLSSSHSLGNTNAVDTTAITFPSPAIPTATATPSVDRQRCLFLKYCSGTFKMHAACLNGYCVCTGQNYDYNTCLPDAYGCRIEVNSNKSLAKPQYNQQPQTIYSCTPASSSAQYEVHVLAVYEVINRRPPTAGDATVNIVSRGKSNRSIILVLVSYEPVHWILSLPANTAISKVILVAYYIDQSSVGGDVNQVQVVERKGYSQWRVGFGSDSGGGDTVGLLKQVHNTFGVVTSFTGTYRADKWTLMLSSSHGLGNTNAVDTTAITFPSPAIPTATATPSVDRQRCLFLKYCSGTFKMHAACLNGYCVCTGQNYDYNTCLPDAYGCRIEVNSNKNLAKPQYNQQPQTIYSCTPASSSAQYEVHVLAVYEVINRRPPTAGDATVNIVSRGKSNTSIILVLVSYEPVHWILSLPANTAISKVILVAYYIDQSSVGGDVNQVQVVERKGYSQWRVGFGSDSGGGDTVGLLKQVHNTFGVVTSFTGTYRADKWTLMLSSSHGHPNIANVVKQKVEDVQLQHERSYVQEIIPNSSGVSAHKTLEKFLGFLAIITNSQYVW; translated from the exons ATGAAAACGAATCCTTTGGCCTTTGGTATTTTGATCGCGTTTATTTCTTTCTCAACCAACGTTTCAAGTCAGCAGCGGAGGTGTTTGGGCGTCCATAACGATTGCGCTGGCCAATTTGGAGATATGCAGGCTATCTGCGAAAATGGATACTGCTACTGTACCGGACAAGATTACGACTATAATACTTGCTTGC CTGATGCATATGGATGTCGAATCGAGGTTAATAGTAATAAAAGCCTTGCCAAGCCCCAATATAACCAACAACCCCAGACAATCTACAGCTGCACGCCTGCCAGCAGTTCCGCACAGTACGAAGTTCACGTACTAGCTGTAAACGAGGTTATCAACAGACGTCCTCCTACAGCCGGTGACGCTACTGTCAATATTGTCAGCCGTGGAAAGTCAAACAGATCTATTATACTCGTGCTTGTAAGCTATGAACCTGTTCACTGGATCCTCAATTTACCAGCTAATACTGCTATCAGCAAAGTCATCCTG gTTGCATATTACATAGATCAAAGTTCTGTTGGTGGAGATGTGAACCAAGTGCAAGTAGTTGAAAGAAAGGGATATTCACAGTGGCGTATGGGATTTGGCAGCGATTCAGGGGGAGGAGATACAGTGGGGCTGCTAAA aCAAGTGCACAACACGTTTGGTgtagtgacgtcatttactggCACTTACAGAGCAGATAAATGGACACTGATGTTGTCATCCTCACACG GCCTTGGAAACACCAACGCTGTGGACACCACCGCAATTACATTCCCATCCCCGGCGATACCCACAGCCACAGCCACACCTAGTGTTGACAGACAGAGATGTCTGTTCCTCAAGTACTGTTCTGGAACTTTTAAAATGCATGCTGCCTGCTTAAACGGATACTGCGTGTGTACAGGCCAAAACTACGATTACAATACTTGCTTAC CTGATGCATATGGATGTCGAATTGAGGTTAATAGTAATAAAAGCCTTGCCAAGCCCCAATATAACCAACAACCCCAGACAATCTACAGCTGCACGCCTGGCAGCAGTTCCCCACAGTACGAAGTTCACGTACTAGCTGTGTACGAGGTTATCAACAGACGTCCTCCTACAGCCGGTGACGCTACTGTCAATATTGTCAGCCGTGGAAAGTCAAACAGATCTATTATACTCGTGCTTGTAAGCTACGAACCTGTTCACTGGATCCTCAATTTACCAGCTAATACTGCTATCAGCAAAGTCATCCTG gTTGCATATTACATAGATCAAAGTTCTGTTGGTGGAGATGTGAACCAAGTGCAAGTAGTTGAAAGAAAGGGATATTCACAGTGGCGTGTGGGATTTGGCAGCGATTCAGGGGGAGGAGATACAGTGGGGCTGCTGAA aCAAGTGCACAACACGTTTGGTgtagtgacgtcatttactggGACTTACAGAGCAGATAAATGGACACTGATGTTGTCATCCTCACACA GCCTTGGAAACACCAACGCTGTGGACACCACCGCAATTACATTCCCATCCCCGGCGATACCCACAGCCACAGCCACACCTAGTGTTGACAGACAGAGATGTCTGTTCCTCAAGTACTGTTCTGGAACTTTTAAAATGCATGCTGCCTGCTTAAACGGATACTGCGTGTGTACAGGCCAAAACTACGATTACAATACTTGCTTAC CTGATGCATATGGATGTCGAATCGAGGTTAATAGTAATAAAAGCCTTGCCAAGCCCCAATATAACCAACAACCCCAGACAATCTACAGCTGCACGCCTGCCAGCAGTTCCGCACAGTACGAAGTTCACGTACTAGCTGTGTACGAGGTTATCAACAGACGTCCTCCTACAGCCGGTGACGCTACTGTCAATATTGTCAGCCGTGGAAAGTCAAACAGATCTATTATACTCGTGCTTGTAAGCTACGAACCTGTTCACTGGATCCTCAGTTTACCAGCTAATACTGCTATCAGCAAAGTCATCCTG gTTGCATATTACATAGATCAAAGTTCTGTTGGTGGAGATGTGAACCAAGTGCAAGTAGTTGAAAGAAAGGGATATTCACAGTGGCGTGTGGGATTTGGCAGCGATTCAGGGGGAGGAGATACAGTGGGGCTGCTGAA aCAAGTGCACAACACGTTTGGTgtagtgacgtcatttactggCACTTACAGAGCAGATAAATGGACACTGATGTTGTCATCCTCACACG gccTTGGAAACACCAACGCTGTGGACACCACCGCAATTACATTCCCATCCCCGGCGATACCCACAGCCACAGCCACACCTAGTGTTGACAGACAGAGATGTCTGTTCCTCAAGTACTGTTCTGGAACTTTTAAAATGCATGCTGCCTGCTTAAACGGATACTGCGTGTGTACAGGCCAAAACTACGATTACAATACTTGCTTAC CTGATGCATATGGATGTCGAATCGAAGTTAATAGTAATAAAAACCTTGCCAAGCCCCAATATAACCAACAACCCCAGACAATCTACAGCTGCACGCCTGCCAGCAGTTCCGCACAGTACGAAGTTCACGTACTAGCTGTGTACGAGGTTATCAACAGACGTCCTCCTACAGCCGGTGACGCTACTGTCAATATTGTCAGCCGGGGAAAGTCAAACACATCTATTATACTCGTGCTTGTAAGCTACGAACCTGTTCACTGGATCCTCAGTTTACCAGCAAATACTGCTATCAGCAAAGTCATCCTG gTTGCATATTACATAGATCAAAGTTCTGTTGGTGGAGATGTGAACCAAGTGCAAGTAGTTGAAAGAAAGGGATATTCACAGTGGCGTGTGGGATTTGGCAGCGATTCAGGGGGAGGAGATACAGTGGGGCTGCTGAA aCAAGTGCACAACACGTTTGGTgtagtgacgtcatttactggCACTTACAGAGCAGATAAATGGACACTGATGTTGTCATCCTCACACG GCCATCCAAATATAGCAAACGTGGTAAAGCAAAAGGTAGAAGACGTGCAGTTACAACATGAGCGAAGTTATGTTCAG